Proteins found in one Microbaculum marinisediminis genomic segment:
- a CDS encoding arginyltransferase: protein MSEFGRENPQFYLTAPTACPYLPGKYERKVFTHLVGEKASALNDILTQGGFRRSQNIAYRPACEACKACVSVRVRVDEFQPSRTFRRIIKRNADLIGEELPPQPSADQYALFRDYLDMRHAEGGMAEMTVLDYAMMVEDTHVETRVIEYRRRGPDSGIRGRGRGPLIAVALTDVLSDGLSMVYSFFDPDMADRSLGTFMILDHIERARKAGLPYVYLGYWVKGSPKMGYKIRFAPQEHLTGTGWLRVEGEDDAQD, encoded by the coding sequence TTGAGCGAGTTCGGACGCGAAAATCCACAGTTCTACCTGACCGCGCCGACGGCCTGTCCGTATCTTCCGGGCAAGTACGAGCGGAAGGTGTTCACCCATCTCGTCGGCGAGAAAGCCTCGGCACTCAACGACATTCTGACCCAGGGCGGGTTCCGCCGCAGCCAGAACATCGCCTATCGGCCGGCCTGCGAGGCCTGCAAGGCCTGCGTCTCCGTTCGCGTCCGGGTCGACGAGTTCCAGCCGTCGAGAACGTTCCGGCGAATCATAAAGCGCAACGCGGATCTCATCGGCGAGGAATTGCCGCCGCAGCCCTCCGCCGACCAGTACGCCCTGTTTCGCGATTATCTCGACATGCGCCACGCCGAAGGCGGCATGGCGGAGATGACGGTGCTCGACTACGCGATGATGGTCGAGGACACCCATGTGGAAACGCGGGTTATCGAATACCGCCGGCGGGGCCCCGATTCGGGCATCCGGGGACGCGGGCGCGGACCGCTGATCGCCGTCGCCCTGACCGACGTGCTCTCCGACGGGCTGTCGATGGTCTATTCGTTCTTCGATCCCGACATGGCCGACCGTAGCCTCGGCACCTTCATGATCCTCGACCACATCGAGCGCGCGCGAAAGGCGGGGCTGCCCTACGTCTACCTCGGCTACTGGGTGAAGGGGTCACCGAAGATGGGATACAAGATCCGCTTCGCTCCGCAGGAGCACCTGACCGGCACGGGATGGCTGCGCGTCGAAGGCGAAGACGACGCGCAGGACTAG